The DNA segment AGGCGATTACCCTGAAAAAGGGAAAACAGACGATTTCTCTGGTGGGGCTTAAAGCTGCGCTGTTGTTTATCGACGCACAGCAAAAACGCGTTGGCAGCGAAACGGCGTGGATTGATAAAGGGAATGATCCACCGCTCAGCGTGCCGCCCGCGCCAGCGCTGAAAGGCGTGGCTATCGTCAACCCAACGCCGACGCCGCTCTCTTATGATGAACGCAACGATCTGCTGGATTACGGTAACTGGCGGATGAACGGTATTCACTGCTCGCTTGACCCGATGCGCCGGGAAGTGCGCGTCGCGGCCCTGACCGATGACAAAGCCCTGCTGATGACCGGTTGCGAAGCCGGAGCCTATAATACGGTCGATCTCGCGTGGATTGTCTCACGCAAAAAACCATTCGCTTCCCGCGCCGTACGGTTGCGTTTGCCCTTTAACTCCGGGGCTGAAAGTAATGATATGGAGCTGATGAACGCGGTTTTTGACGAGAAATCCCGGGAATTAATCACGCTGGCAAAAGGGCGTGGGTTGGCCGATTGCGGTATCCAGACGCGCTGGCGTTTTGACGGCCAGCGTTTTCGTTTGGTGCGTTATGCCGAAGAGCCAAGCTGCGATAACTGGCATGGGCCAGATGCCTGGCCCACGTTGTGGATCACACGTTAGGGGCGCCCGGTGGCGCTAACGCTTACCGGGCCTACGGTCCATTTTGTAGGCCGGATAAGACGCATCGCGTCGCCATCCGGCTTCCGACCCACTCATCCATTTTTACGCTTTAAGCACCTTATGCGCTTTTTCGACGATATTCTCGACCGTAAAGCCGAAATAAGGGAATAGTTTTTCGGCCGGGGCCGATTCGCCATATCCCGTCATCCCGACAATCGCGCCTTTCAGCCCGACATATTTGTACCAGTAGTCGGCAATGCCCGCCTCAATCGCCACGCGAGCGGCAACGTTCGACGGCAGCACGGATTCGCGATACGCCTCATCCTGAGCATCAAAAATATCCGTCGAAGGCAGGGACACCACCCGGACGTTATGGCCTTCTCCGGTCAGCTTTTCCGCCGCCAGTAGGGTGATTTCCATTTCAGACCCGGTGGCAATCAGGATCACATCCGGCTTACCGCCGCTGTCTTTCAGCACATAACCACCACGGGCGATCTCCTTCACCTGCTCCGGGGTACGCTCCACCTGCGCCAGATTCTGCCTTGAGAGAATCAGCGCCGTCGGGCCGGTATGGCGCTCAACCGCCAGCTTCCAGCCGACTGCTGCCTCAACCTGATCGCACGGACGCCAGGTGCTGAAATTCGGCGTCAGACGCAGGCTGGCCAGTTGCTCCACGGCCTGGTGCGTCGGCCCATCTTCACCCAGCCCGATAGAGTCGTGGGTATAAACCATGATCTGCCGGGCTTTCATCAACGCCGCCATTCGCGCCGCGTTACGGGCGTATTCCACAAACATCAGGAAGGTCGCGGTGTAAGGCACAAATCCGCCGTGGTGGGCAATGCCGTTGGCAATGGCCGTCATACCAAATTCGCGCACGCCGTAGTGAATGTAATTCCCGGCCGGATCTTCTTTCAGCGACGTCGAACCTTTCCAGATAGTCAGGTTACTGGGCGCGAGATCCGCCGAGCCGCCGAGCAGTTCCGGCAGTATTGGGCCGTAGGCGTTCAGCGTATTTTGCGATGCCTTGCGGGTGGCGATTTTGGCCGGGTTGGCCTGCAATTCAGCAATGTATTTTCGCGTCGTGGTTTCCCAGGACTCTGGCAACTCGCCGCGCATTCGTCGGGTAAACGCTCTTGCCAGATCGGGATACGCTTTCTGATACGCCGCGAACTTCTCCTGCCATGCCTGCTGCGCTTTTTCCCCTTTTTCACGCGCATCCCAGGCACGGTAAATCTCTTTCGGGATCTCAAAAGCAGGGTGATGCCAGCCCAGTTTCTGGCGGGTCAGCGCCACTTCTTCTTCTCCCAGCGCCGCACCGTGAGACTCCTCTTTCCCGGCTTTATTCGGTGAGCCGAAGCCGATTACCGTCCGGCAAATAATCAACGACGGTTTGTCTTTCACACTCTGCGCTTCAAGAATCGCTTTCTTCACGGCTTCGGGATCGTGCCCGTCGATCTCATGCACTACATGCCAGTGATACGCTTCGAACCGTTTGGCGGTATCGTCGGTAAACCAGCCTTCGGTTTCGCCATCAATTGAGATGCCGTTGTGATCGTAGAAGCCGATTAGCTTGCCCAACCCCAGCGTACCCGCCAGCGAGCAGACTTCGTGCGAAATCCCCTCCATCAGGCAGCCATCGCCCATAAAGACATACGTGTAGTGATCGACGATGTCATGATCGGGCTGATTAAACTGCGCGGCCAGCGTGCGTTCGGCAATCGCCAGACCGACGGCGTTCGCCAGTCCCTGACCCAATGGCCCGGTGGTGGTTTCAACGCCTGGCGTATAGCCGATTTCCGGGTGTCCCGGCGTTTTTGAATGGAGCTGACGGAAGTTTTTCAGCTCCTCGATTGGCAGATCGTAGCCGGTCAGGTGCAGCAGGCTGTAGAGCAGCATTGACGCGTGGCCGTTGGAAAGAATAAAGCGATCGCGGTCATACCAGGTGGGGTCGGTTGGGTTGTGGCGGAGAAAATCATTCCACAGCACTTCAGCAATATCCGCCATGCCCATCGGCGCGCCGGGATGACCGGAATTGGCTTTTTGTACGGCATCCATACTGAGCGCACGAATGGCATTGGCAAGGTCTTTTCGGGACATAAATCACTCCGTGGCAAGGTTTACAGTTTGGCGGCGAGCAGGTCTTCCAGTTTGCGTTGGTCAACGGCGAACAGGCGGATACCTTCCGACAGTTTCTCAACGGCCATCGCGTCCTGATTATGTTCCCAGCGGAATTCCGCTTCGGTCATCGGGGTCGGGCGATGGAACGTCTGCGATGACGGCACCAGTTTGCGGATTACCGTCTCTTCTTTTTCTTGTAGCGCTTTCAGTAGGTTGGGAGAAATGGTCAGGCGGTCGCAGCCTGTCAGCGCCAGGATTTGCTCGGTGCGACGGAAACTGGCTCCCATGACGATGGTTTCGTAGCGGTGACGTTTGAAGTAGTCATAGATATTACGTACCGATTTCACCCCCGGATCTTCTTCCACGACGTAGGGGTCCATCGGGCTGTGCGCCTGATACCAGTCATAGATACGCCCGACAAACGGCGAAACCAGAAAAACGCCCGCTTCCGCGCAGGCGCGCGCCTGTGCAAAAGAGAACAGCAGCGTCAGGTTACAGTTGATGCCTTCTTTCTCCAGCTCTTCCGCCGCCCGTATCCCTTCCCAGGTTGACGCGAGCTTAATTAAAATGCGCGATTTTTCCACGCCCTGCTGCTGGTAGAGGTCAACCAGGTGGCGGGCCTTCTGCATACTTTTTTCTTTATCGAAGGATAAGCGTGCATCCACTTCCGTAGAGACCCGTCCGGGGACGATTTTCAGAATTTCCGCACCGAAATTGACGGCCAGTTTATCGCTGGCCTCGGCGACCTGTTGCTCCTGGGTTTTACCGCGTTTCTTGCCCCAGGCGATCGCGTCATCAATCAAATGGCTGTATTGCGCAAGGCCAGCCGCTTTTAGCAGCAGCGAGGGATTGGTGGTGGCGTCCTGAGGCTGATAATGGCGAATGGATTCGATATCGCCGCTGTCTGCCACGACAGTGGTGAATTGTTTGATGCCGTCTAACTGGTTCATAGGAAATACTCCTTGAAAAGTAAAGCGTTAGGTGAGTGCGTTGATTCACACTTCTGAGAAATTCATGCAATACACAACAAAAAAGCATAGCAGACAGGCATGGTAATGCGGGTTTAAGCGGGTAACATGGATGCTATAAATTGATAACAAATTCTTTCTTTGAGTAGTGAGAGTATGGCTACCTTCAAAGTTTATGCCGCGCAGGGAGGTGATAATGTGCGGCGCACCAGAGGTTACCCGCGCCACTTTTTTGATCGATACGTGAAAGGAACAACAAGATGGATGACCAATTAAAACAAAGCGCCCTCGATTTCCACGAATTTCCCGTTCCAGGTAAAATCCAGGTTTCCCCGACCAAGCCCCTTGCCACACAGCGCGATCTGGCGCTGGCCTATTCGCCAGGCGTAGCGGCGCCGTGTCTTGAAATTGAAAAAGACCCGCTGGCGGCTTACAAATACACCGCTCGCGGCAATCTGGTCGCGGTGGTCTCTAACGGAACGGCGGTGCTCGGCCTTGGCAACATCGGCGCGCTGGCCGGTAAACCGGTGATGGAAGGTAAGGGCGTTCTGTTTAAGAAATTCGCGGGCATCGACGTGTTTGATATTGAAGTCGATGAACATAACCCGGATAAATTCATTGATGTCGTTGCCGCGCTGGAGCCGACGTTCGGCGGGATTAACCTCGAAGATATTAAAGCGCCTGAATGTTTCTATATCGAGCAGAAACTGCGTGAGCGCATGAATATTCCGGTATTCCATGATGACCAGCACGGAACGGCGATTATCAGCACCGCCGCTATTCTTAACGGCCTGCGCGTGGTGGAAAAAAATATCTCTGACGTGCGGATGGTGGTTTCCGGGGCAGGGGCGGCGGCAATCGCCTGTATGAACCTGCTGGTGGCGTTGGGGATGCAGAAACACAATATCGTGGTCTGTGACTCGAAAGGCGTTATCTATAAAGATCGCGAACCCAACATGGTGGAGACCAAAGCGGCCTATGCGGTGGTGGATGACGGCAAACGCACGCTGGATGATGTGATCGACGGGGCAGACATTTTCCTGGGCTGTTCCGGCCCGAAAGTGCTGACCCAGGAGATGGTGAAAAAAATGGCGCGTGCGCCGATGATCCTGGCGCTGGCGAACCCGGAGCCGGAAATTCTGCCGCCGCTGGCGAAAGAAGTGCGTTCAGACGCCATCATTTGTACCGGACGTTCCGACTATCCGAACCAGGTCAACAACGTGCTCTGCTTCCCGTTTATCTTCCGTGGCGCGCTGGATGTCGGCGCAACCGCGATCAACGAAGAGATGAAACTGGCGGCGGTACACGCCATTGCTGAACTGGCGCACGCCGAACAAAGTGAAGTGGTCGCTTCCGCCTATGGCGATCAGGACTTGAGCTTCGGCCCGGAATACATCATTCCAAAACCGTTCGACCCGCGCCTGATTGTGAAGATTGCGCCTGCCGTGGCGAAAGCGGCGATGGATTCCGGCGTGGCGACGAGGCCGATCGCTGATTTCGATGCCTACATCGATAAGCTGACCGAATTTGTCTACAAAACCAACCTGTTCATGAAGCCAATCTTCTCTCTGGCCCGTAAAGCGCCGAAGCGCGTAGTGCTGGCGGAAGGGGAAGAGGCGCGTGTCCTGCATGCGACGCAGGAGCTGATTACGTTAGGTCTGGCGAAACCGATCCTGATTGGTCGCCCGAGCGTGATCGAAATGCGTATTCAGAAGCTGGGGCTACAGATCAAATCGGGTGTGGATTTCGAGATCGTCAACAATGAATCCGATCCGCGCTTCAAAGAGTACTGGGGTGAATACTATAAGATCATGAAACGCCGTGGTGTGACGCAGGAACAGGCGCAGCGGGCGGTGATCAGCAATACCACGGTGATTGGCGCGATCATGGTTCTGCGCGGTGAAGCGGATGCGATGATCTGCGGCACCATCGGCGAATACCACGAACACTTCAGCGTGGTGCAGGAACTGTTTGGCTACCGTGAGGGTGTCCACGCGGCGGGGGCGATGAACGCCTTGCTGTTGCCGAGCGGCAACACCTTTATCGCCGACACCTATGTCAATGACGATCCGACGCCGGAGCAACTGGCGGAAATTACGTTAATGGCTGCGGAAACGGTGCGCCGCTTTGGTATTGAGCCGAAGGTGGCGCTGTTGTCGCATTCCAACTTTGGTTCGTCTAAGTCTGTCGCTGCTTGCAAAATGCGTCAGACGCTGGAGTTAGTACGCGAGCGCGCGCCTGAGCTGATGATCGACGGCGAAATGCACGGTGATGCCGCGCTGGTTGAAAGTATTCGCAACGACAGGATGCCGGACAGCCCGCTGAAAGGGGCGGCGAATATTTTAATTATGCCTAACGTGGAGGCCGCGCGTATTAGTTACAACTTACTGCGTGTCTCCAGCTCGGAAGGCGTGACGGTAGGGCCGGTATTGATGGGCGTTGCCAAACCGGTGCATGTATTAACGCCGATCGCTTCTGTTCGCCGTATCGTTAATATGGTGGCGCTGGCGGTGGTCGAAGCGCAAACGCAGCCACTGTAATTTCACTTTAATTCATTCCGGCGCGGGGTTCCCCGCGCTTTTTTATTTCCTCCTTTCTTAGTGATCTACTTCACCTTTTAAATCTGCTTGCCGAATTTTGTTATTTACTCTGACAAAAAATTGCCACGATGAGGTCAGTTTCAGCGGAGGCGGTGAGCAATGGATAAAGAACGCATTATTCAGGAATTTGTGCCGGGGAAACAGGTCACGCTGGCGCATCTGATTGCCCACCCGGGTGAAGAACTGGCGAAAAAGATCGGCGTTCCCGAAGCGGGCGCCATCGGCATCATGACGCTAACGCCAGGGGAAACGGCGATGATCGCGGGCGATTTAGCCATGAAAGCCGCCGATGTTCATATCGGTTTTCTCGATAGATTCAGCGGCGCGCTGGTGATTTATGGCTCCGTTGGCGCCGTCGAGGAAGCCTTATTGCAAACGGTCAGCGGGCTGGGACGCTTATTAAATTTCACGTTGTGCGAATTAACAAAAAGTTAATTGGGGGGCGGTAATGAAACGTATTGCGTTTGTCGGCACCGTTGGCGCGGGGAAAACAACGCTTTTTAACGCCTTGCAGGGAAATTATTCCCTCGCCCGAAAAACACAAGCCGTGGAATTTAATGACAACGGCGATATCGATACGCCGGGAGAATATTTTAGCCATCCTCGCTGGTATCACGCCTTAATTACCACGCTACAGGATGTGGATACGCTGATTTATGTACATGCGGCAAATGACCGCGAAAGTCGCTTACCCGCCGGGTTATTGGATATTGGCGCCAGTAAACGACACATCGCCGTCATCAGCAAAACGGACATGCCGGATGCCGACGTCGCCGCCGCGCGACAGCTACTGAGCGGGCTGGGATTTCAGGAGCCGATTTTCGAGCTCAACAGCCATGACCCGCAAAGTGTGCAGCACCTGGTGGATTATCTGGCAGCACTCACCGAACAGGAGGAAGGCGCAGGTGAAGAAACTCATCACAGCTAACGATATTCGTGCGGCTCACGCACGCGGCGAACAGGAAATGTCGGTTGTTCTGCGCGCCAGCATCATTACCCCGGAAGCCCGCGAAGTTGCGGAACTGCTGGACTTCACGATCGTGGAATGCGACGAATCGGCACCGGCTGTCGCGCCGGTGGAAGACGCGAAAACCGAAAGTCAGCGCATTCGTGAAACCATTATCGCGCAACTGCCGGAAGGGCAATTTACCGAAAGCCTGGTCGCGCAACTGATGGACAAAGTGATGAAGGAAAAACAGTCGCTGGAGCAGGCTGACATGCAGCCGGGCTTTAAGTCGGTCACTGGCAAGGGCGGCGTAAAAGTGATCGACGGCAGCAGCGTGAAGTTTGGTCGCTTCGACGGCGCGCAGCCCCACTGCGTCGGCTTAACGGATTTGGTCACCGACAAGGACGGCAGCAGCATGGCAGCCGGGTTCATGCAGTGGGATAACGCGTTTTTCCCGTGGACGCTGAACTACGACGAGATCGATATGGTACTGGAGGGCGAACTGCATGTGCGTCATGAAGGCGAAACCATGATCGCGAAAGCCGGGGACGTGATGTTTATCCCGAAAGGCTCCAGCATTGAGTTTGGCACACCGTCGACCGTGCGCTTCTTATACGTTGCCTGGCCTGCGAACTGGCAGTCCTGCTAAGGCGGATGTATGAAGGATTTCATTACCGAAGCATGGCTCAGAGCGAATCATACGCTCAGCGAAGGGGCGGAGATCCATCTTCCCGCTGACGCTCGCCTGACGCCATCTGCCCGGGAATTGCTGGAAAGCCGCCATTTGCGCATCAAGTTTCTGGATGAGCAAGGCCGTCTTTTTGTCGATGACGATGAGCAGCAATTACAGCCGGTGCACGGTTTGACCAGCAGCGATACGCACCCTAAGGCGTGCTGCGAACTGTGTCGCCAGCCGGTGGCAAAAAAGCCCGATACGCTGACCCACCTGACCGCCGACAAAATGGTTGCGAAAAGCGATCCGCGCCTGGGATTTCGCGCCGCGCTGGACAGCACCATCGCGCTGGTGGTGTGGCTGCAAATTGAGTTGCCGGAGCAGTGGCAACCCTGGCTTGCTGACATTCGTTCCCGCCTGGGCAACATCATGCGTGCCGATGCGATGGATGAACCGCTGGCCGCGCAGGCCATTGTGGGGCTAAACGAGGACGAATTGCATCGTCTGTCCCATCAGCCGCTGCGCTATCTCGATCACGATCATCTGGTGCCGGAAGCCAGCCACGGCCGCGATGCCGCGCTGCTGAATTTGCTGCGTACCAAAGTGCGTGAGACGGAAGTCGTGGCCGCTCAGGTCTTTATCACCCGCAATTTTGACGTGCTGCGCCCGGATCTTCTACAGGCGTTGAACCGCCTCTCCAGTACGGTCTACGTGATGATGATTTTGTGCGTGACGAAGCATCCGCTCACCGTCAGCCAGATTCAACAGCGACTGGGAGGGGAGCAATGATCATTGAACGTTGCCGCGAACAGGCCTTACGCGCGCCCGCCAGGGTGGTCTTCCCGGATGCGCTGGATGTCCGTGTCCTGAAGGCGGCGCACTATCTGCAACGGCATGGTCTGGCGCGACCGGTTCTTGTCACCAGCCCGTTTGCGCTACGCCAGTTTGCGCTCACTCACCGTATCGCGATGGATGGCATTCAGGTGATTGACCCACAGAGCAATCTGTCTATGCGCGAGGTGTTCGCCGGGCGCTGGCTGGCGCGGGCGGGAGAGAAAACACCGCCGGATGCGCTGGAAAAACTGAACGACCCGCTGATGTTCGCCGCCGCGATGGTGAGCGCAGGTCATGCCGATGTGTGCATTGCCGGCAACCTCTCTTCGACAGCGAACGTGCTACGGGCAGGGCTACGCCTGATCGGTTTGCAGCCGGGCTGCAAAACGCTGTCGTCGATCTTCCTGATGCTGCCGCAGTACACCGGGCAGGCGCTGGGATTCGCCGATTGCAGCG comes from the Citrobacter koseri ATCC BAA-895 genome and includes:
- the eutP gene encoding ethanolamine utilization acetate kinase EutP; translated protein: MKRIAFVGTVGAGKTTLFNALQGNYSLARKTQAVEFNDNGDIDTPGEYFSHPRWYHALITTLQDVDTLIYVHAANDRESRLPAGLLDIGASKRHIAVISKTDMPDADVAAARQLLSGLGFQEPIFELNSHDPQSVQHLVDYLAALTEQEEGAGEETHHS
- the tal gene encoding transaldolase; amino-acid sequence: MNQLDGIKQFTTVVADSGDIESIRHYQPQDATTNPSLLLKAAGLAQYSHLIDDAIAWGKKRGKTQEQQVAEASDKLAVNFGAEILKIVPGRVSTEVDARLSFDKEKSMQKARHLVDLYQQQGVEKSRILIKLASTWEGIRAAEELEKEGINCNLTLLFSFAQARACAEAGVFLVSPFVGRIYDWYQAHSPMDPYVVEEDPGVKSVRNIYDYFKRHRYETIVMGASFRRTEQILALTGCDRLTISPNLLKALQEKEETVIRKLVPSSQTFHRPTPMTEAEFRWEHNQDAMAVEKLSEGIRLFAVDQRKLEDLLAAKL
- the eutS gene encoding ethanolamine utilization microcompartment protein EutS, with amino-acid sequence MDKERIIQEFVPGKQVTLAHLIAHPGEELAKKIGVPEAGAIGIMTLTPGETAMIAGDLAMKAADVHIGFLDRFSGALVIYGSVGAVEEALLQTVSGLGRLLNFTLCELTKS
- the eutQ gene encoding ethanolamine utilization acetate kinase EutQ — encoded protein: MKKLITANDIRAAHARGEQEMSVVLRASIITPEAREVAELLDFTIVECDESAPAVAPVEDAKTESQRIRETIIAQLPEGQFTESLVAQLMDKVMKEKQSLEQADMQPGFKSVTGKGGVKVIDGSSVKFGRFDGAQPHCVGLTDLVTDKDGSSMAAGFMQWDNAFFPWTLNYDEIDMVLEGELHVRHEGETMIAKAGDVMFIPKGSSIEFGTPSTVRFLYVAWPANWQSC
- the eutT gene encoding ethanolamine utilization cob(I)yrinic acid a,c-diamide adenosyltransferase EutT; this encodes MKDFITEAWLRANHTLSEGAEIHLPADARLTPSARELLESRHLRIKFLDEQGRLFVDDDEQQLQPVHGLTSSDTHPKACCELCRQPVAKKPDTLTHLTADKMVAKSDPRLGFRAALDSTIALVVWLQIELPEQWQPWLADIRSRLGNIMRADAMDEPLAAQAIVGLNEDELHRLSHQPLRYLDHDHLVPEASHGRDAALLNLLRTKVRETEVVAAQVFITRNFDVLRPDLLQALNRLSSTVYVMMILCVTKHPLTVSQIQQRLGGEQ
- the tkt gene encoding transketolase, producing the protein MSRKDLANAIRALSMDAVQKANSGHPGAPMGMADIAEVLWNDFLRHNPTDPTWYDRDRFILSNGHASMLLYSLLHLTGYDLPIEELKNFRQLHSKTPGHPEIGYTPGVETTTGPLGQGLANAVGLAIAERTLAAQFNQPDHDIVDHYTYVFMGDGCLMEGISHEVCSLAGTLGLGKLIGFYDHNGISIDGETEGWFTDDTAKRFEAYHWHVVHEIDGHDPEAVKKAILEAQSVKDKPSLIICRTVIGFGSPNKAGKEESHGAALGEEEVALTRQKLGWHHPAFEIPKEIYRAWDAREKGEKAQQAWQEKFAAYQKAYPDLARAFTRRMRGELPESWETTTRKYIAELQANPAKIATRKASQNTLNAYGPILPELLGGSADLAPSNLTIWKGSTSLKEDPAGNYIHYGVREFGMTAIANGIAHHGGFVPYTATFLMFVEYARNAARMAALMKARQIMVYTHDSIGLGEDGPTHQAVEQLASLRLTPNFSTWRPCDQVEAAVGWKLAVERHTGPTALILSRQNLAQVERTPEQVKEIARGGYVLKDSGGKPDVILIATGSEMEITLLAAEKLTGEGHNVRVVSLPSTDIFDAQDEAYRESVLPSNVAARVAIEAGIADYWYKYVGLKGAIVGMTGYGESAPAEKLFPYFGFTVENIVEKAHKVLKA
- the maeB gene encoding NADP-dependent oxaloacetate-decarboxylating malate dehydrogenase produces the protein MDDQLKQSALDFHEFPVPGKIQVSPTKPLATQRDLALAYSPGVAAPCLEIEKDPLAAYKYTARGNLVAVVSNGTAVLGLGNIGALAGKPVMEGKGVLFKKFAGIDVFDIEVDEHNPDKFIDVVAALEPTFGGINLEDIKAPECFYIEQKLRERMNIPVFHDDQHGTAIISTAAILNGLRVVEKNISDVRMVVSGAGAAAIACMNLLVALGMQKHNIVVCDSKGVIYKDREPNMVETKAAYAVVDDGKRTLDDVIDGADIFLGCSGPKVLTQEMVKKMARAPMILALANPEPEILPPLAKEVRSDAIICTGRSDYPNQVNNVLCFPFIFRGALDVGATAINEEMKLAAVHAIAELAHAEQSEVVASAYGDQDLSFGPEYIIPKPFDPRLIVKIAPAVAKAAMDSGVATRPIADFDAYIDKLTEFVYKTNLFMKPIFSLARKAPKRVVLAEGEEARVLHATQELITLGLAKPILIGRPSVIEMRIQKLGLQIKSGVDFEIVNNESDPRFKEYWGEYYKIMKRRGVTQEQAQRAVISNTTVIGAIMVLRGEADAMICGTIGEYHEHFSVVQELFGYREGVHAAGAMNALLLPSGNTFIADTYVNDDPTPEQLAEITLMAAETVRRFGIEPKVALLSHSNFGSSKSVAACKMRQTLELVRERAPELMIDGEMHGDAALVESIRNDRMPDSPLKGAANILIMPNVEAARISYNLLRVSSSEGVTVGPVLMGVAKPVHVLTPIASVRRIVNMVALAVVEAQTQPL
- a CDS encoding DUF1176 domain-containing protein, yielding MRNRVIFVFLLGLLPTSLTWAAPAQQTFSDWQVTCNNQNFCVARNTGEHRGLVMTLSRSAGAHTDAVLRIDLGGLTSPGAKEAEIAPRLLLDGKPLPLNAGQWRITPWHLMTDDTATIAAFLQTIQEAQAITLKKGKQTISLVGLKAALLFIDAQQKRVGSETAWIDKGNDPPLSVPPAPALKGVAIVNPTPTPLSYDERNDLLDYGNWRMNGIHCSLDPMRREVRVAALTDDKALLMTGCEAGAYNTVDLAWIVSRKKPFASRAVRLRLPFNSGAESNDMELMNAVFDEKSRELITLAKGRGLADCGIQTRWRFDGQRFRLVRYAEEPSCDNWHGPDAWPTLWITR